A stretch of Allostreptomyces psammosilenae DNA encodes these proteins:
- a CDS encoding S1 family peptidase → MPGSRRPRHRRPLLLVTLAALLGGMLGGVPAGTTVHPATADVAVHGAREVDAVLADLAAHATIPGTAWGVDPSAGQVVVWLDESVSPNERARLARVTARHGDAVRVEEDPGRLAPTIAGGEAIYSPGGRCTLGFNVRGGTANYALIAGHCALVGTVWYADPSFTQRIGTTAGSSFPGNDYGLVRYDGTVPPEGGVEGYPGLIDIVSAGSPRAGQAVRFSGPVGGVRTGQVLALNVTVNYAQGSVQGLIRTNICLHPGESGGPLFYDTVAYGIASGATGTCDSGGTSYFQPVGEPLGVYGLTLL, encoded by the coding sequence GTGCCCGGATCCCGGCGACCCCGCCACCGCCGTCCGCTGTTGTTGGTCACCCTCGCCGCCCTGCTGGGAGGCATGCTCGGTGGCGTGCCGGCCGGCACCACCGTCCACCCAGCCACGGCCGACGTTGCAGTGCACGGCGCCCGGGAGGTGGACGCCGTGCTGGCCGACCTCGCCGCGCACGCCACGATCCCGGGCACGGCCTGGGGCGTCGACCCGAGCGCCGGGCAGGTCGTCGTCTGGCTCGACGAGTCCGTCTCGCCGAACGAACGTGCCCGGCTCGCGCGGGTCACCGCCCGCCACGGCGACGCCGTCCGGGTGGAGGAAGACCCCGGCCGGCTCGCCCCGACCATTGCCGGCGGCGAGGCGATCTACAGCCCCGGCGGCCGCTGCACGCTCGGCTTCAACGTGCGCGGCGGCACCGCGAACTACGCCCTGATCGCCGGCCACTGCGCGCTGGTGGGCACGGTCTGGTACGCCGACCCCTCCTTCACCCAGCGCATCGGCACGACGGCCGGGAGCAGCTTCCCGGGCAACGACTACGGACTCGTCCGCTACGACGGCACGGTGCCGCCCGAGGGCGGGGTCGAGGGCTACCCGGGGCTGATCGACATCGTCTCCGCCGGCAGCCCGAGGGCGGGACAGGCCGTGCGGTTCAGCGGCCCGGTCGGGGGCGTCCGCACCGGCCAGGTGCTGGCGCTGAACGTGACGGTCAACTACGCGCAGGGGTCGGTCCAGGGGCTCATCCGCACCAACATCTGCCTCCACCCAGGCGAGAGCGGGGGCCCGCTGTTCTACGACACCGTGGCGTACGGCATCGCCTCCGGGGCGACCGGCACCTGCGACAGCGGGGGCACGTCGTACTTCCAGCCGGTCGGCGAGCCGCTGGGCGTGTACGGCCTGACGCTGCTGTGA
- a CDS encoding hemerythrin domain-containing protein, which produces MSGFRAGATSDRDGDVVTALTREHDAIRHLLDEVEVREGTERAEAFGELLRLLIAHEMAEEEVVHPLVHRSSLGGRHVVRGRLWEEEEIARRLELLVEVSPDDPEFLPEILLLRVAVSTHLEAEERYEFPWLMHGTRRPERARMARAVHAVQARAPAEPAALLAHTRRTLREVAGAAGGG; this is translated from the coding sequence ATGAGCGGTTTCCGAGCGGGCGCCACGTCCGACCGCGACGGCGACGTGGTGACCGCACTGACCCGGGAGCACGATGCCATCCGGCACCTGCTCGACGAGGTGGAGGTCCGCGAGGGCACGGAGCGCGCGGAGGCGTTCGGGGAACTGCTGCGGCTTCTCATCGCCCACGAGATGGCCGAGGAGGAGGTGGTGCACCCGCTGGTGCACCGCTCTTCTCTCGGCGGACGGCACGTGGTGCGCGGCCGGCTGTGGGAGGAGGAGGAGATCGCCCGGCGGCTGGAACTGCTGGTCGAGGTCTCCCCCGACGACCCGGAGTTCCTGCCGGAGATCCTGCTGCTGCGGGTCGCGGTCTCCACCCACCTGGAGGCCGAGGAGCGCTACGAGTTCCCCTGGTTGATGCACGGCACCCGGCGTCCGGAGCGGGCGCGCATGGCCCGGGCGGTGCACGCCGTCCAGGCGCGCGCGCCGGCGGAGCCCGCGGCCCTGCTGGCGCACACCCGACGGACGCTGCGCGAGGTCGCCGGGGCGGCGGGCGGGGGGTGA
- the mmuM gene encoding homocysteine S-methyltransferase, with protein MGPTCSTSSPTRTHQRPARTLAETLALRPVVLDGGMSNQLEAAGHDLSDRLWSARLLRDAPEAVADAHAAYFAAGAEVATTASYQATFEGFGRAGLGRDEAARLLRRSVELGRLATERATERTDARTDARTDARTGARRPLWVAASVGPYGAMLADGSEYRGRYGLSVAELERFHRPRLEVLAEAGPDVLAVETVPDVDEAEAVLRAADGLGVPLWLSYSVAGDRTRAGQPLREAFALAAGVEQVIAVGVNCCAPDDADRAVPLAAEASGKPVVVYPNSGEEWDTRARAWRGRATFEPARVAAWADAGARLIGGCCRVGPAQIAALATALPTA; from the coding sequence ATGGGTCCCACGTGCTCCACCAGCTCCCCCACCCGCACGCACCAGCGGCCGGCGCGCACCCTCGCCGAGACGCTGGCGCTCCGGCCGGTCGTGCTCGACGGCGGCATGTCCAACCAGCTCGAGGCCGCCGGGCACGACCTGTCGGACCGGCTGTGGTCGGCACGGCTGCTGCGCGACGCGCCCGAGGCCGTCGCCGACGCGCACGCGGCCTACTTCGCCGCCGGTGCGGAGGTCGCCACCACCGCCAGCTACCAGGCCACCTTCGAGGGCTTCGGCCGGGCGGGCCTGGGCCGCGACGAGGCCGCCCGGCTGCTGCGCCGCAGCGTGGAGCTGGGCCGCCTGGCCACCGAGCGGGCCACCGAACGGACCGACGCGCGAACGGACGCCCGGACCGACGCCCGCACGGGCGCGCGCCGGCCGCTGTGGGTGGCGGCGTCCGTCGGCCCGTACGGGGCGATGCTCGCCGACGGCTCGGAGTACCGCGGCCGCTACGGCCTGAGCGTGGCCGAGCTGGAGCGGTTCCACCGGCCCCGTCTGGAGGTGCTGGCCGAGGCCGGGCCGGACGTCCTGGCGGTGGAGACGGTGCCGGACGTCGACGAGGCGGAGGCGGTGCTGCGGGCGGCGGACGGGCTCGGCGTGCCGCTGTGGCTGTCCTACAGCGTGGCCGGGGACCGCACCCGCGCCGGCCAACCGCTCCGCGAGGCGTTCGCGCTCGCGGCCGGGGTGGAGCAGGTCATCGCGGTCGGGGTGAACTGCTGCGCGCCGGACGACGCCGACCGCGCGGTACCGCTCGCCGCCGAGGCCAGCGGCAAGCCGGTCGTGGTGTACCCGAACAGCGGCGAGGAGTGGGACACCCGAGCCCGCGCCTGGCGCGGGCGCGCGACCTTCGAGCCGGCGCGGGTGGCCGCGTGGGCGGACGCCGGGGCCCGGCTGATCGGCGGCTGCTGCCGCGTCGGCCCGGCGCAGATCGCCGCACTGGCGACCGCGCTACCCACCGCCTGA